One part of the Microlunatus elymi genome encodes these proteins:
- a CDS encoding ABC transporter permease has translation MIKIFFRLQLVQLRSAMEYRADFWIAAVGAILQQLVSIVFLVTFFGHVSSLGGWTLWQILVLQGLVMAADGLREMFTDGAWQLRADVNSGSFDRVLVRPVPPVVQQFTALASIHGVGNAGLGVVVLIIGLAHSGVQWAWWSVPLLVLTVLCGAILTTAISLLTNMIAFWEPSAQSAFPTLIALMRDFAKFPLDIYGAGIRFVVTVLLPYGLISYFPSRLVLGVGDAPGWWAVTPVIAAAGSSLVASLVWRKGLNRYQGVGN, from the coding sequence GTGATCAAGATCTTTTTCCGGTTGCAGTTGGTCCAACTGCGGTCGGCGATGGAATACCGTGCGGACTTCTGGATCGCCGCGGTCGGTGCGATTCTGCAGCAGCTGGTCAGCATCGTGTTCCTAGTGACATTCTTCGGGCACGTCAGCTCGCTGGGTGGCTGGACGCTGTGGCAGATCCTCGTCCTGCAAGGCCTGGTGATGGCCGCCGATGGACTGCGAGAGATGTTCACCGATGGTGCCTGGCAGCTCCGTGCCGACGTCAACAGCGGGTCCTTCGACCGGGTCCTGGTCCGTCCGGTTCCGCCGGTGGTCCAGCAGTTCACCGCACTCGCGTCCATCCACGGCGTCGGCAACGCCGGGCTCGGAGTGGTGGTGTTGATCATCGGACTGGCGCACTCCGGTGTGCAGTGGGCCTGGTGGTCGGTCCCGCTGCTGGTCCTGACGGTGCTGTGCGGCGCGATCCTGACCACGGCGATCAGCCTGCTGACCAACATGATCGCGTTCTGGGAACCGAGTGCGCAGAGCGCGTTTCCGACCTTGATCGCGCTGATGCGGGACTTCGCCAAGTTCCCGCTGGACATCTACGGTGCCGGCATCCGGTTCGTGGTGACGGTGCTGCTGCCGTACGGGTTGATCAGCTACTTTCCGAGCCGGTTGGTCCTCGGGGTGGGCGATGCACCCGGCTGGTGGGCCGTCACCCCGGTGATCGCCGCGGCCGGCTCATCCCTGGTTGCGTCCCTGGTCTGGCGCAAGGGCCTGAATCGGTATCAAGGCGTCGGCAACTGA
- a CDS encoding ABC transporter permease: MTAVEETTWRGRTEPGPKYLSLARTTLQQAIAYRITTLFNVGLTFIWVIILYYLWRSAYAGRTSIGGLTWDQMRTYVVIAYGINALVGWRTGSAMMATIRTGDVVFEMVRPLNYCTTQLARSVGYTVVEGAVSLAFTLAIGLIFLHIEAPASVAAALLFVLALIIGFLTKVLVVFLVSLLTFWTLNGMGLMWSQQAIMQILSGTIVPLALMPAWLQVIAGVLPLRGIVSTPLQLYLGQSTGWDAVGLLGLQLFWLVALWVLANLAWRRAFRIVEIQGG, translated from the coding sequence GTGACCGCGGTCGAGGAGACGACCTGGCGGGGCCGGACCGAACCCGGCCCGAAGTACCTGTCGCTGGCGCGGACAACGCTGCAGCAGGCGATCGCGTACCGGATCACGACGCTGTTCAACGTCGGGCTGACTTTCATCTGGGTGATCATCCTCTACTACCTGTGGCGATCCGCGTACGCAGGACGGACCTCGATCGGCGGTCTGACCTGGGACCAGATGCGTACCTACGTGGTGATCGCGTACGGGATCAATGCACTCGTCGGGTGGCGTACGGGTTCGGCGATGATGGCGACCATCCGCACCGGCGACGTGGTCTTCGAAATGGTACGGCCACTCAATTACTGCACCACCCAACTGGCGCGATCGGTCGGCTACACGGTGGTGGAGGGCGCTGTCAGCCTGGCCTTCACGCTGGCGATCGGATTGATCTTCCTGCACATCGAGGCACCGGCATCGGTGGCCGCGGCGTTGCTCTTCGTGCTGGCGTTGATCATCGGCTTCCTGACCAAGGTCCTGGTGGTCTTTCTGGTGTCGTTGCTGACCTTCTGGACTCTCAACGGCATGGGCCTGATGTGGTCCCAGCAGGCGATCATGCAGATCCTGTCGGGCACGATCGTCCCGCTGGCGCTGATGCCGGCCTGGCTGCAGGTGATCGCCGGAGTGCTGCCACTGCGCGGCATCGTCTCCACGCCGCTGCAGTTGTATCTGGGGCAGAGCACGGGCTGGGATGCCGTCGGCCTGCTCGGCTTGCAGCTGTTCTGGCTGGTCGCCTTGTGGGTACTGGCCAATCTGGCCTGGCGACGCGCGTTCCGCATCGTCGAGATCCAGGGCGGCTGA